A portion of the Melanotaenia boesemani isolate fMelBoe1 chromosome 2, fMelBoe1.pri, whole genome shotgun sequence genome contains these proteins:
- the grna gene encoding granulin a isoform X1 → MQRWVVICWALLALVGADECPDGGRCEEGQTCCKNPASGYECCPLDQAECCEDHIHCCPAGTLCNTATSSCDNATVSIPWVERASANQPKVSKSFRMIKSYVGEDDDNICPDLSRCPAEFSCLRALTKFGCCPLAQGVPCSDGKHCCPEGHQCSIDCRSCIKKETVSTVLCNDSVSECPDDTTCCETPEGKWGCCPMPKAVCCDDKTHCCPEGTSCDIAHMKCISQTTKKVMPMWAKFPARIRADWENKKDGDKVTAKEAGDTEKEKIPEATTANEVPLKEEKVSESSVAKADEVNDVPCNDTVACSDGTTCCKTKAGGWACCPLPEAVCCEDMVHCCPKGKTCNLAEQTCDDSKCSVPWLEKVPTIPRKNVQVQVKDVPCDDTTACPDGTTCCKTQEGGWACCPLPEAVCCEDFIHCCPKGKTCNLAAQKCEDGLISLPWLEKIPSIPKKKVQVQVKDVPCDDTTACPDGTTCCKTQEGGWACCPLPEAVCCEDFIHCCPKGKTCNLAAQKCEDGLISLPWLEKIPSIPKKKVQVQVKDVPCDDTTACPDGTTCCKTQEGGWACCPLPEAVCCEDFIHCCPKGKTCNLAAQKCEDGLISLPWLEKIPSIPKKKVQVQVKDVPCDDTTACPDGTTCCKTQEGGWACCPLPEAVCCEDFIHCCPKGKTCNLAAQKCEDGLISLPWLEKIPSIPKKKVQVQVKDVPCDDTTACPDGTTCCKTQEGGWACCPLPEAVCCEDFIHCCPKGKTCNLAAQKCEDGLISLPWLEKIPSIPKKKVQVQVKDVPCDDTTACPDGTTCCKTQEGGWACCPLPEAVCCEDFIHCCPKGKTCNLAAQKCEDGLISLPWLEKIPSIPKKKVQVQVKDVPCDDTTACPDGTTCCKTQEGGWACCPLPEAVCCEDFIHCCPKGKTCNLAAQKCEDGLISLPWLEKIPSIPKKKVQVQVKDVPCDDTTACPDGSTCCKTQEGGWACCPLPEAVCCDDHEHCCPSGTTCDTATLSCNGVSSSTPMKQKIPAFSATILKVETTTNSQVTSSTETDEGGAMTTQEKENTKVEAMIKCDAHTSCPQHTTCCFMASTKKWGCCPLPEAVCCKDGAHCCPTHYKCEERRTSCIKDEVVIPWYTKIPATTSAEAHSTFVDCDGVNRCPEDTTCCQLFTGEFGCCPLKNAVCCPDKEHCCPQGYTCDIASMSCHKLIMLQLETVPLTPVYLPQPESLPPINQRDVKCDDQHSCKDDETCCRTSSTTWGCCPSPNAVCCSDMKHCCPTGYTCTEAGSCTQNSGLHWYNWHVFLANKKRALIL, encoded by the exons ATGCAAAGGTGGGTTGTGATCTGTTGGGCTCTCCTGGCTCTGGTTGGTGCTGATGAGTGTCCAGATGGAGGGAGATGTGAAGAAGGTCAAACTTGCTGCAAAAACCCAGCTAGCGGCTATGAATGTTGCCCACTAGATCAG GCTGAGTGCTGTGAAGATCACATCCATTGCTGTCCTGCTGGCACACTCTGTAATACAGCCACATCCAGTTGTGACAATGCCACTGTGTCCATCCCATGGGTAGAAAGAGCCTCTGCTAACCAACCCAAAGTCTCCAAA TCCTTTAGGATGATCAAGTCATATGTGGGTGAGGACGATGATAACATCTGTCCTGATCTGTCACGGTGTCCGGCTGAGTTTTCCTGTCTGAGGGCTTTGACGAAGTTCGGCTGTTGCCCCCTAGCTCAG GGAGTCCCCTGCTCTGATGGCAAACACTGCTGTCCTGAGGGCCACCAGTGCAGCATCGACTGCCGCTCCTGCATCAAAAAAG AGACTGTGAGCACAGTTCTGTGCAATGACAGCGTGTCAGAGTGTCCAGATGATACAACTTGCTGTGAAACTCCAGAAGGCAAGTGGGGATGCTGTCCAATGCCAAAg GCTGTGTGCTGTGATGATAAGACACACTGCTGCCCTGAGGGGACTTCATGTGACATTGCACATATGAAATGTATTTCCCAAACTACCAAAAAAGTGATGCCAATGTGGGCCAAGTTCCCTGCCAGGATAAGAGCAGACTGGGAGAACAAGAAAG ATGGTGATAAGGTGACTGCTAAGGAAGCTGGTgatactgaaaaagaaaaaattcctGAAGCGACCACAGCCAATGAGGTTCCtctaaaagaggaaaaagtatCTGAGTCATCTGTTGCTAAGGCAGATGAAG TCAATGATGTCCCTTGCAATGATACAGTAGCCTGCAGTGATGGCACCACCTGCTGTAAAACCAAAGCAGGTGGCTGGGCCTGCTGTCCTCTTCCTGAG GCTGTCTGTTGTGAAGACATGGTACACTGCTGTCCAAAAGGTAAGACATGTAACCTTGCTGAGCAGACCTGCGATGATAGCAAATGCTCTGTGCCCTGGCTGGAGAAAGTACCCACAATCCCAAGGAAAAACGTCCAGGTACAAGTAAAGGATGTTCCATGTGACGACACAACAGCTTGTCCTGATGGCACCACCTGCTGTAAAACCCAAGAAGGAGGCTGGGCCTGCTGTCCTCTTCCAGAG GCTGTTTGCTGTGAGGACTTTATACACTGCTGTCCAAAAGGTAAGACGTGTAACCTGGCTGCACAGAAATGTGAAGATGGCTTGATATCTCTGCCCTGGCTGGAGAAGATACCTTCAATCCCCAAGAAGAAGGTCCAGGTACAAGTAAAGGATGTTCCATGTGACGACACAACAGCTTGTCCTGATGGCACCACCTGCTGTAAAACCCAAGAAGGAGGCTGGGCCTGCTGTCCTCTTCCAGAG GCTGTTTGTTGTGAGGACTTTATACACTGCTGTCCAAAAGGTAAGACGTGTAACCTGGCTGCACAGAAATGTGAAGATGGCTTGATATCTCTGCCCTGGCTGGAGAAGATACCTTCAATCCCCAAGAAGAAGGTCCAGGTACAAGTAAAGGATGTTCCATGTGACGACACAACAGCTTGTCCTGATGGCACCACCTGCTGTAAAACCCAAGAAGGAGGCTGGGCCTGCTGTCCTCTTCCAGAG GCTGTCTGTTGTGAGGACTTTATACACTGCTGTCCAAAAGGTAAGACGTGTAACCTGGCTGCACAGAAATGTGAAGATGGCTTGATATCTCTGCCCTGGCTGGAGAAGATACCTTCAATCCCCAAGAAGAAGGTCCAGGTACAAGTAAAGGATGTTCCATGTGACGACACAACAGCTTGTCCTGATGGCACCACCTGCTGTAAAACCCAAGAAGGAGGCTGGGCCTGCTGTCCTCTTCCAGAG GCTGTTTGTTGTGAGGACTTTATACACTGCTGTCCAAAAGGTAAGACGTGTAACCTGGCTGCACAGAAATGTGAAGATGGCTTGATATCTCTGCCCTGGCTGGAGAAGATACCTTCAATCCCCAAGAAGAAGGTCCAGGTACAAGTAAAGGATGTTCCATGTGACGACACAACAGCTTGTCCTGATGGCACCACCTGCTGTAAAACCCAAGAAGGAGGCTGGGCCTGCTGTCCTCTTCCAGAG GCTGTTTGCTGTGAGGACTTTATACACTGCTGTCCAAAAGGTAAGACGTGTAACCTGGCTGCACAGAAATGTGAAGATGGCTTGATATCTCTGCCCTGGCTGGAGAAGATACCTTCAATCCCCAAGAAGAAGGTCCAGGTACAAGTAAAGGATGTTCCATGTGACGACACAACAGCTTGTCCTGATGGCACCACCTGCTGTAAAACCCAAGAAGGAGGCTGGGCCTGCTGTCCTCTTCCAGAG GCTGTTTGTTGTGAGGACTTTATACACTGCTGTCCAAAAGGTAAGACGTGTAACCTGGCTGCACAGAAATGTGAAGATGGCTTGATATCTCTGCCCTGGCTGGAGAAGATACCTTCAATCCCCAAGAAGAAGGTCCAGGTACAAGTAAAGGATGTTCCATGTGACGACACAACAGCTTGTCCTGATGGCACCACCTGCTGTAAAACCCAAGAAGGAGGCTGGGCCTGCTGTCCTCTTCCAGAG GCTGTTTGTTGTGAGGACTTTATACACTGCTGTCCAAAAGGTAAGACGTGTAACCTGGCTGCACAGAAATGTGAAGATGGCTTGATATCTCTGCCTTGGCTGGAGAAGATACCTTCAATCCCCAAGAAGAAGGTCCAGGTACAAGTAAAGGATGTTCCATGTGACGACACAACAGCTTGTCCTGATGGGAGCACCTGCTGTAAAACCCAAGAAGGAGGCTGGGCCTGCTGTCCTCTTCCAGAG gCGGTCTGTTGCGACGACCATGAACACTGCTGCCCCTCTGGCACTACCTGTGACACGGCCACCTTGTCCTGTAATGGTGTTTCAAGCTCAACACCCATGAAACAGAAGATTCCTGCTTTTTCTGCCACAATCCTCAAAGTGGAGACGACAACCAACAGCCAGGTTACAAGCTCTACAGAGACCGATGAGGGCGGAGCAATGACGACACAGGAGAAGGAGAATACAAAAGTAGAGGCCATGATTAAGTGTGATGCCCACACCAGCTGCCCTCAGCACACCACATGCTGCTTCATGGCCTCAACCAAAAAGTGGGGCTGTTGTCCACTGCCGGAG GCGGTGTGCTGCAAGGATGGAGCCCACTGCTGTCCCACCCACTACAAGTGTGAAGAGAGAAGGACTTCGTGCATCAAAGATGAAGTGGTGATCCCGTGGTACACAAAGATTCCAGCCACCACAAGTGCTGAGGCTCATTCCACCTTTGTGGATTGTGATGGTGTGAATCGATGTCCTGAAGACACCACCTGCTGTCAACTTTTTACGGGCGAGTTTGGCTGCTGCCCGCTGAAAAAT GCTGTGTGCTGCCCAGATAAGGAGCACTGCTGCCCGCAGGGATACACCTGTGACATCGCCTCCATGTCATGTCACAAGCTCATCATGCTGCAGCTGGAGACGGTCCCACTGACACCAGTCTATCTACCACAGCCTGAGTCCCTTCCTCCAATAAATCAGAGAGATGTCAAGTGTGATGACCAGCACAGTTGCAAAGATGACGAGACCTGCTGCAGGACATCTTCCACCACCTGGGGCTGCTGTCCATCTCCTAAT GCGGTGTGCTGCAGCGACATGAAACACTGCTGTCCCACCGGCTACACCTGCACTGAAGCTGGATCCTGCACCCAGAACTCTGGGCTTCACTGGTACAACTGGCATGTTTTCCTCGCCAACAAGAAGAGAGCTCTGATTCTGTGA
- the grna gene encoding granulin a isoform X2, whose amino-acid sequence MQRWVVICWALLALVGADECPDGGRCEEGQTCCKNPASGYECCPLDQAECCEDHIHCCPAGTLCNTATSSCDNATVSIPWVERASANQPKVSKSFRMIKSYVGEDDDNICPDLSRCPAEFSCLRALTKFGCCPLAQGVPCSDGKHCCPEGHQCSIDCRSCIKKETVSTVLCNDSVSECPDDTTCCETPEGKWGCCPMPKAVCCDDKTHCCPEGTSCDIAHMKCISQTTKKVMPMWAKFPARIRADWENKKDGDKVTAKEAGDTEKEKIPEATTANEVPLKEEKVSESSVAKADEVNDVPCNDTVACSDGTTCCKTKAGGWACCPLPEAVCCEDMVHCCPKGKTCNLAEQTCDDSKCSVPWLEKVPTIPRKNVQVQVKDVPCDDTTACPDGTTCCKTQEGGWACCPLPEAVCCEDFIHCCPKGKTCNLAAQKCEDGLISLPWLEKIPSIPKKKVQVQVKDVPCDDTTACPDGTTCCKTQEGGWACCPLPEAVCCEDFIHCCPKGKTCNLAAQKCEDGLISLPWLEKIPSIPKKKVQVQVKDVPCDDTTACPDGTTCCKTQEGGWACCPLPEAVCCEDFIHCCPKGKTCNLAAQKCEDGLISLPWLEKIPSIPKKKVQVQVKDVPCDDTTACPDGTTCCKTQEGGWACCPLPEAVCCEDFIHCCPKGKTCNLAAQKCEDGLISLPWLEKIPSIPKKKVQVQVKDVPCDDTTACPDGTTCCKTQEGGWACCPLPEAVCCEDFIHCCPKGKTCNLAAQKCEDGLISLPWLEKIPSIPKKKVQVQVKDVPCDDTTACPDGTTCCKTQEGGWACCPLPEAVCCEDFIHCCPKGKTCNLAAQKCEDGLISLPWLEKIPSIPKKKVQVQVKDVPCDDTTACPDGTTCCKTQEGGWACCPLPEAVCCDDHEHCCPSGTTCDTATLSCNGVSSSTPMKQKIPAFSATILKVETTTNSQVTSSTETDEGGAMTTQEKENTKVEAMIKCDAHTSCPQHTTCCFMASTKKWGCCPLPEAVCCKDGAHCCPTHYKCEERRTSCIKDEVVIPWYTKIPATTSAEAHSTFVDCDGVNRCPEDTTCCQLFTGEFGCCPLKNAVCCPDKEHCCPQGYTCDIASMSCHKLIMLQLETVPLTPVYLPQPESLPPINQRDVKCDDQHSCKDDETCCRTSSTTWGCCPSPNAVCCSDMKHCCPTGYTCTEAGSCTQNSGLHWYNWHVFLANKKRALIL is encoded by the exons ATGCAAAGGTGGGTTGTGATCTGTTGGGCTCTCCTGGCTCTGGTTGGTGCTGATGAGTGTCCAGATGGAGGGAGATGTGAAGAAGGTCAAACTTGCTGCAAAAACCCAGCTAGCGGCTATGAATGTTGCCCACTAGATCAG GCTGAGTGCTGTGAAGATCACATCCATTGCTGTCCTGCTGGCACACTCTGTAATACAGCCACATCCAGTTGTGACAATGCCACTGTGTCCATCCCATGGGTAGAAAGAGCCTCTGCTAACCAACCCAAAGTCTCCAAA TCCTTTAGGATGATCAAGTCATATGTGGGTGAGGACGATGATAACATCTGTCCTGATCTGTCACGGTGTCCGGCTGAGTTTTCCTGTCTGAGGGCTTTGACGAAGTTCGGCTGTTGCCCCCTAGCTCAG GGAGTCCCCTGCTCTGATGGCAAACACTGCTGTCCTGAGGGCCACCAGTGCAGCATCGACTGCCGCTCCTGCATCAAAAAAG AGACTGTGAGCACAGTTCTGTGCAATGACAGCGTGTCAGAGTGTCCAGATGATACAACTTGCTGTGAAACTCCAGAAGGCAAGTGGGGATGCTGTCCAATGCCAAAg GCTGTGTGCTGTGATGATAAGACACACTGCTGCCCTGAGGGGACTTCATGTGACATTGCACATATGAAATGTATTTCCCAAACTACCAAAAAAGTGATGCCAATGTGGGCCAAGTTCCCTGCCAGGATAAGAGCAGACTGGGAGAACAAGAAAG ATGGTGATAAGGTGACTGCTAAGGAAGCTGGTgatactgaaaaagaaaaaattcctGAAGCGACCACAGCCAATGAGGTTCCtctaaaagaggaaaaagtatCTGAGTCATCTGTTGCTAAGGCAGATGAAG TCAATGATGTCCCTTGCAATGATACAGTAGCCTGCAGTGATGGCACCACCTGCTGTAAAACCAAAGCAGGTGGCTGGGCCTGCTGTCCTCTTCCTGAG GCTGTCTGTTGTGAAGACATGGTACACTGCTGTCCAAAAGGTAAGACATGTAACCTTGCTGAGCAGACCTGCGATGATAGCAAATGCTCTGTGCCCTGGCTGGAGAAAGTACCCACAATCCCAAGGAAAAACGTCCAGGTACAAGTAAAGGATGTTCCATGTGACGACACAACAGCTTGTCCTGATGGCACCACCTGCTGTAAAACCCAAGAAGGAGGCTGGGCCTGCTGTCCTCTTCCAGAG GCTGTTTGCTGTGAGGACTTTATACACTGCTGTCCAAAAGGTAAGACGTGTAACCTGGCTGCACAGAAATGTGAAGATGGCTTGATATCTCTGCCCTGGCTGGAGAAGATACCTTCAATCCCCAAGAAGAAGGTCCAGGTACAAGTAAAGGATGTTCCATGTGACGACACAACAGCTTGTCCTGATGGCACCACCTGCTGTAAAACCCAAGAAGGAGGCTGGGCCTGCTGTCCTCTTCCAGAG GCTGTTTGTTGTGAGGACTTTATACACTGCTGTCCAAAAGGTAAGACGTGTAACCTGGCTGCACAGAAATGTGAAGATGGCTTGATATCTCTGCCCTGGCTGGAGAAGATACCTTCAATCCCCAAGAAGAAGGTCCAGGTACAAGTAAAGGATGTTCCATGTGACGACACAACAGCTTGTCCTGATGGCACCACCTGCTGTAAAACCCAAGAAGGAGGCTGGGCCTGCTGTCCTCTTCCAGAG GCTGTCTGTTGTGAGGACTTTATACACTGCTGTCCAAAAGGTAAGACGTGTAACCTGGCTGCACAGAAATGTGAAGATGGCTTGATATCTCTGCCCTGGCTGGAGAAGATACCTTCAATCCCCAAGAAGAAGGTCCAGGTACAAGTAAAGGATGTTCCATGTGACGACACAACAGCTTGTCCTGATGGCACCACCTGCTGTAAAACCCAAGAAGGAGGCTGGGCCTGCTGTCCTCTTCCAGAG GCTGTTTGTTGTGAGGACTTTATACACTGCTGTCCAAAAGGTAAGACGTGTAACCTGGCTGCACAGAAATGTGAAGATGGCTTGATATCTCTGCCCTGGCTGGAGAAGATACCTTCAATCCCCAAGAAGAAGGTCCAGGTACAAGTAAAGGATGTTCCATGTGACGACACAACAGCTTGTCCTGATGGCACCACCTGCTGTAAAACCCAAGAAGGAGGCTGGGCCTGCTGTCCTCTTCCAGAG GCTGTTTGCTGTGAGGACTTTATACACTGCTGTCCAAAAGGTAAGACGTGTAACCTGGCTGCACAGAAATGTGAAGATGGCTTGATATCTCTGCCCTGGCTGGAGAAGATACCTTCAATCCCCAAGAAGAAGGTCCAGGTACAAGTAAAGGATGTTCCATGTGACGACACAACAGCTTGTCCTGATGGCACCACCTGCTGTAAAACCCAAGAAGGAGGCTGGGCCTGCTGTCCTCTTCCAGAG GCTGTTTGTTGTGAGGACTTTATACACTGCTGTCCAAAAGGTAAGACGTGTAACCTGGCTGCACAGAAATGTGAAGATGGCTTGATATCTCTGCCCTGGCTGGAGAAGATACCTTCAATCCCCAAGAAGAAGGTCCAGGTACAAGTAAAGGATGTTCCATGTGACGACACAACAGCTTGTCCTGATGGCACCACCTGCTGTAAAACCCAAGAAGGAGGCTGGGCCTGCTGTCCTCTTCCAGAG gCGGTCTGTTGCGACGACCATGAACACTGCTGCCCCTCTGGCACTACCTGTGACACGGCCACCTTGTCCTGTAATGGTGTTTCAAGCTCAACACCCATGAAACAGAAGATTCCTGCTTTTTCTGCCACAATCCTCAAAGTGGAGACGACAACCAACAGCCAGGTTACAAGCTCTACAGAGACCGATGAGGGCGGAGCAATGACGACACAGGAGAAGGAGAATACAAAAGTAGAGGCCATGATTAAGTGTGATGCCCACACCAGCTGCCCTCAGCACACCACATGCTGCTTCATGGCCTCAACCAAAAAGTGGGGCTGTTGTCCACTGCCGGAG GCGGTGTGCTGCAAGGATGGAGCCCACTGCTGTCCCACCCACTACAAGTGTGAAGAGAGAAGGACTTCGTGCATCAAAGATGAAGTGGTGATCCCGTGGTACACAAAGATTCCAGCCACCACAAGTGCTGAGGCTCATTCCACCTTTGTGGATTGTGATGGTGTGAATCGATGTCCTGAAGACACCACCTGCTGTCAACTTTTTACGGGCGAGTTTGGCTGCTGCCCGCTGAAAAAT GCTGTGTGCTGCCCAGATAAGGAGCACTGCTGCCCGCAGGGATACACCTGTGACATCGCCTCCATGTCATGTCACAAGCTCATCATGCTGCAGCTGGAGACGGTCCCACTGACACCAGTCTATCTACCACAGCCTGAGTCCCTTCCTCCAATAAATCAGAGAGATGTCAAGTGTGATGACCAGCACAGTTGCAAAGATGACGAGACCTGCTGCAGGACATCTTCCACCACCTGGGGCTGCTGTCCATCTCCTAAT GCGGTGTGCTGCAGCGACATGAAACACTGCTGTCCCACCGGCTACACCTGCACTGAAGCTGGATCCTGCACCCAGAACTCTGGGCTTCACTGGTACAACTGGCATGTTTTCCTCGCCAACAAGAAGAGAGCTCTGATTCTGTGA
- the slc25a39 gene encoding solute carrier family 25 member 39, which yields MGERTVCSPVAAISPVQQMLASGTGALLTSLFVTPLDVVKIRLQAQQRPFHHALASDSAPWGAVGRSSKWKCFLYCNGLMDHIYVCQNGTSCTSWYKKPTHFSGTLDAFVKITRHEGVRSLWSGLPPTLVMAVPATIIYFTCYDQLRDVLRFGLGLQGSHVPLLAGGLARLGAVTVISPLELVRTKMQSRQLSYSELRMCIRTSVAQGGLLSLWRGWGPTVLRDVPFSALYWFNYELVKVQLCEQYQMPQANFSISFTAGAISGAIAAILTLPFDVVKTRRQIQLGELDTLGDSLKKTTSTWHIMKEIWAEMGYKGLFAGFMPRVIKVAPACAVMISSYEFGKAFFQKINLDKQHLVT from the exons ATGGGGGAGCGGACTGTTTGCAGCCCTGTGGCTGCGATCTCTCCAGTGCAGCAGATGCTGGCCTCTGGCACTGGAGCCCTCCTCACATCTCTATTTG TCACACCGCTGGACGTTGTGAAGATAAGGCTGCAGGCTCAGCAGAGACCATTCCACCACG CTTTAGCCAGTGACTCTGCTCCATGGGGTGCTGTTGGACGCTCTTCCAAGT GGAAGTGCTTTCTGTATTGCAATGGGCTGATGGATCACATCTACGTTTGCCAGAATGGAACCAGTTGCACCAGCTGGTATAAAAAACCAACTCATTTTAGTGGGACTCTT GATGCTTTTGTGAAAATAACACGCCATGAAGGAGTCCGGTCTCTGTGGAGTGGGCTGCCACCAACACT GGTCATGGCAGTGCCAGCCACAATCATCTACTTCACCTGCTATGACCAGCTGCGGGATGTTCTGAGGTTTGGTCTGGGTCTTCAGGGCAGCCATGTCCCTCTTCTTGCTGGGGGTCTTGCCAGAT TGGGAGCTGTGACAGTGATCAGTCCTCTGGAGCTGGTCCGGACCAAGATGCAGTCCAGACAGTTGTCCTACAGCGAGCTGCGGATGTGTATCCGCACTTCTGTGGCCCAGGGCGGCCTGCTGTCGCTGTGGAGGGGCTGGGGACCCACTGTTCTCAGGGATGTACCCTTTTCTG CTTTGTACTGGTTTAACTATGAGCTGGTGAAGGTCCAGCTATGTGAACAGTATCAAATGCCTCAGGCCAACTTTTCCATCAGCTTTACTGCAGGAGCCATCTCTGGAGCT aTTGCTGCAATCCTGACGCTGCCGTTCGATGTTGTAAAGACGCGGAGGCAGATCCAGCTTGGAGAGCTGGATACACTGGGAG ATTCTCTGAAGAAGACCACATCCACCTGGCACATAATGAAGGAAATTTGGGCTGAGATGGGCTACAAGGGCCTTTTTGCAG GTTTCATGCCCCGGGTCATCAAAGTTGCCCCAGCCTGTGCCGTCATGATAAGCAGCTATGAGTTTGGGAAGGCTTTCTTCCAAAAGATAAACCTTGATAAACAGCATCTGGTAACCTGa
- the rpl3 gene encoding 60S ribosomal protein L3, with translation MSHRKFSAPRHGSLGFLPRKRSRRHRGKVKSFPKDDPSKPVHLTAFLGYKAGMTHIVREVDRPGSKVNKKEVVEAVTIVETPPMIVVGVVGYVNTPRGLRSFKTVFAEHISDECKRRFYKNWYKSKKKAFTKYCKKWQDEEGKKQLEKDFAAMKKYCQVIRVITHTQMRLLPVRQKKSHLMEVQLNGGTISDKVDWAREKLEQAVPVNTVFTQDEMIDVIGITKGHGYKGVTSRWHTKKLPRKTHRGLRKVACIGAWHPARVAFSVARAGQKGYHHRTEINKKIYKIGQGYHTKDGKVVKNNASTEYDLSNKSINPLGGFVHYGEVTNDFVMVKGCVVGTKKRVLTLRKSLLVQTSRRALEKIDLKFIDTTSKFGHGRFQTVEEKKAFMGPLKKDRIAKEETA, from the exons ATG TCTCACCGCAAGTTTTCGGCTCCACGTCACGGGTCCCTCGGCTTCTTGCCTCGCAAGAGGAGCCGTCGTCACCGTGGAAAGGTCAAGAGCTTCCCCAAGGATGACCCCAGCAAGCCCGTGCACCTGACTGCCTTCCTTGGCTACAAGGCTGGCATGACCCACATTGTCCGTGAGGTGGACAGACCTGGCTCAA AGGTGAACAAGAAGGAGGTGGTTGAGGCTGTGACCATTGTGGAGACTCCTCCCATGATTGTCGTTGGAGTTGTGGGTTACGTAAACACCCCTCGTGGCCTGCGTTCCTTCAAGACCGTCTTTGCTGAGCACATCAGTGATGAGTGCAAGCGGCGGTTTTACAAAAACTG GTACAAGTCCAAGAAGAAGGCTTTCACCAAGTACTGCAAGAAATGGCAGGATGAGGAGGGCaagaaacagctggagaaaGACTTTGCTGCCATGAAGAAGTACTGCCAGGTCATCCGtgtcattacacacacacag ATGCGTCTGCTGCCCGTGAGGCAGAAGAAGTCTCATCTCATGGAGGTGCAGCTGAATGGAGGCACCATCTCTGACAAGGTGGACTGGGCTCGTGAGAAGCTGGAGCAGGCCGTACCAGTCAACACCGTTTTCACCCAGGATGAGATGATTGATGTTATTGGCATTACCAAGGGTCACGGATACAAGG GTGTTACCAGCCGTTGGCACACAAAGAAGCTGCCTCGCAAAACCCATCGTGGTCTGCGTAAGGTGGCCTGTATTGGTGCCTGGCATCCTGCCCGTGTGGCTTTCTCTGTGGCCCGTGCTGGTCAGAAGGGTTACCACCATCGCACAGAAATCAACAAGAAGATCTACAAGATAGGCCAAGGCTACCACACCAAGGATGGAAAGGTTGTCAAGAATAACGCCTCCACTGAGTATGATCTGTCCAACAAGAGCATCAACCCCCTG GGTGGATTTGTCCACTATGGAGAGGTGACCAATGACTTTGTCATGGTGAAGGGCTGTGTTGTGGGAACCAAGAAAAGGGTGCTGACTCTGCGCAag tctctgcttgTGCAGACAAGTCGTCGCGCTCTGGAGAAGATCGACCTCAAGTTCATCGACACAACATCCAAGTTTGGTCATGGCCGTTTCCAGACTGTGGAGGAAAAGAAGGCATTTATG GGACCACTCAAGAAGGACCGCATTGCCAAGGAGGAGACCGCTTAG